The Spirosoma oryzicola region ACAGATTCCGAGCTACCGGGCGATTTCGAATCGTAGAAAAAATGGGGGCCAACAGCTTACGATGTGCCGTAATCTGGAGTCAGCCCGGCGCACTTAAACGACGGCTGTTCTAAAAAATGTAAGCCGATTACCTCGTCGGCAATCGGCTTACAACACTTACTTTTCTGCGGTCTATACCGACAGAATATCTTTTTCTTTGACGGCAAATACCTCGTCAACCCGTGTGATAAAAGCATCCGTTAGTTTCTGAACGCGTTCTTCACCTTGTTTGACCGCATCTTCCGATACCCCTTCCTTTACCAGTTTGCGGATATCGTCGTTCGTGTCTTTGCGGATGTTGCGCACGTTGACTTTCGCCGTTTCTACCTCCTGTTTTACTTTCTTAACCAGATCCCGACGACGTTCTTCGGTCAGGGGTGGAATACTCAACCGGATCTGCTCGCCGTCGTTGTTTGGATTCAGGCCGAGATTGGAATTCCGAATTGATTTCTCAACCTCTCCAATGAGTTTTTTCTCGAAGGGTTTGATCACGATTGTCCGGGCATCGGGCGTATTAACCGATGCGACGGTGTGCAACGGTGACATCATTCCGTAGTATTCAACCTGAATGCCGTCGAGCATCTGAGCAGAAGCCTTACCGGCGCGAATTTTAGTTAATTCGATGGCTAAGTGCTTTAGCGCCTTTTCCATCGTATCTTTTGCATCGTCGAGGTATAGCTCGATCTCTTCCATTTTTGTGGTTTCTATTTACAGATTACCGGTTAGGCGATAAACGCATTTGTTACCCTGAACTGTGATCGCTAATCGCTATTTTATACTGTTTCTTCGGGTAATTTAGTTGTAATCAGGGTACCAACGTCTTCACCCTGAACAAGCCGGAGCAAACTGCCCGTTTCATTCATGTTAAAGACAATAATGGGCAAATTGTTTTCCTGACAAAGCGTAAAGGCCGTCAGGTCCATCACACTTAGTTTCTTTTCGTAAACGTCCTCAAACGTAATGGTGGTATACCGGGTAGCGGTTTTGTCTTTCATCGGATCAGC contains the following coding sequences:
- the frr gene encoding ribosome recycling factor — translated: MEEIELYLDDAKDTMEKALKHLAIELTKIRAGKASAQMLDGIQVEYYGMMSPLHTVASVNTPDARTIVIKPFEKKLIGEVEKSIRNSNLGLNPNNDGEQIRLSIPPLTEERRRDLVKKVKQEVETAKVNVRNIRKDTNDDIRKLVKEGVSEDAVKQGEERVQKLTDAFITRVDEVFAVKEKDILSV